A DNA window from Buttiauxella agrestis contains the following coding sequences:
- the nac gene encoding nitrogen assimilation transcriptional regulator NAC — MNLRRLKYFVKIVDIGSLTQAAEVLHIAQPALSQQVATLEGEMDQQLLIRTKRGVTPTEAGKILYTHARTILRQCEQAQLAVCNVGQTLGGQVSIGLAPGTAASSITMPLLQAVRAELPDVLVYLHENSSSVLNDKLLSGQLDMAVLYDRSPTAGITSQPLLKEELFLVGTRDCPGQTVDLAAVAEMNLFLPRDYSAVRKRVDEAFSLRRLTAKITGEIDSISTLTAAIASGMGVTVLPESAARSLVSSANGWMARITSPSLNLPLSVNVSARTSLSPQAQAVKDILMSLVVRPTQESRELLLVG, encoded by the coding sequence ATGAATTTAAGACGACTGAAGTACTTCGTAAAAATCGTCGATATTGGTAGCCTGACTCAGGCCGCAGAAGTGCTGCATATTGCGCAGCCCGCGCTGAGTCAACAGGTCGCTACCCTTGAAGGTGAAATGGATCAGCAGCTGTTAATTCGCACCAAACGCGGCGTAACGCCAACAGAAGCAGGGAAAATCCTGTATACCCATGCGCGGACCATTCTGCGCCAGTGCGAACAGGCGCAGCTTGCCGTTTGCAATGTGGGCCAAACTTTAGGCGGGCAGGTTTCTATCGGACTTGCGCCTGGCACTGCGGCTTCATCTATCACCATGCCTCTATTACAGGCAGTACGTGCGGAATTACCCGACGTACTGGTCTATCTGCATGAGAACAGTAGTTCTGTCCTGAATGACAAGCTGTTAAGCGGCCAGCTTGACATGGCGGTCTTGTATGACCGTTCTCCAACGGCGGGCATCACCAGCCAACCGTTACTCAAAGAGGAGTTGTTTCTTGTCGGCACCCGCGACTGTCCAGGTCAGACAGTCGATCTCGCTGCGGTGGCCGAAATGAACCTATTCCTGCCGCGTGACTACAGCGCTGTGCGTAAACGGGTTGATGAAGCGTTTTCGCTGCGCCGCCTGACGGCAAAAATTACCGGTGAGATTGATTCTATTTCGACGCTGACCGCCGCGATTGCCAGTGGCATGGGCGTGACCGTGTTGCCAGAGTCCGCCGCGCGATCGCTTGTGAGTTCGGCAAATGGCTGGATGGCGCGGATCACCAGCCCGTCGTTGAATTTACCGCTTTCGGTTAATGTGTCCGCCCGCACGTCGTTATCGCCGCAAGCGCAGGCCGTTAAAGACATTTTAATGTCGCTGGTGGTTCGTCCGACGCAGGAAAGCCGCGAGTTGTTACTGGTCGGCTAA
- the cbl gene encoding HTH-type transcriptional regulator Cbl, with the protein MNFQQLKIIREAARRDYNLTEVANMLFTSQSGVSRHIRELEEELGIEIFIRRGKRLLGMTEPGKALLVIAERILNEASNVRRLADVFTNDASGVLTIATTHTQARYSLPSVIKSFRALFPEVRLELIQGTPQEIETLLHNGTADIGIASERLSTDPLVVAYPWFRWYHTLLVPRGHPLIHANPLTLDDISRWPIITYRQGITGRARIDEAFSRRGLTPDIVLSAQDSDVVKTYVELGLGIGLVAFQASGDDGELVRLDTRHLFDANTVWLGLKRGQLQRNYVWRFIELCNPELSVADIKRLALEPEETVLDYEI; encoded by the coding sequence GTGAACTTCCAGCAACTTAAAATTATCCGCGAAGCGGCACGGCGGGACTACAATCTCACCGAAGTCGCTAATATGCTTTTCACTTCGCAATCGGGCGTCAGCCGTCATATTCGTGAGCTGGAAGAAGAACTCGGTATCGAGATTTTCATCCGTCGGGGCAAGCGTTTATTAGGCATGACGGAACCGGGCAAAGCACTGCTGGTGATTGCGGAACGCATCCTCAATGAAGCCAGCAACGTGCGCCGCCTGGCCGATGTCTTTACTAATGACGCCAGCGGCGTGCTCACGATTGCCACTACCCATACCCAGGCGCGTTACAGCTTACCGTCGGTGATTAAATCTTTCAGAGCGCTGTTTCCAGAAGTGCGGCTTGAGCTGATTCAGGGAACGCCGCAGGAAATAGAAACGCTTTTGCATAACGGTACGGCAGATATTGGCATTGCCAGTGAGCGCCTGAGCACCGATCCTTTAGTTGTCGCTTATCCCTGGTTTCGTTGGTATCACACGTTGCTGGTGCCGCGCGGCCATCCATTGATTCATGCTAATCCTCTTACGCTAGACGATATCAGCCGCTGGCCGATTATTACCTATCGCCAGGGGATCACCGGACGAGCGCGCATAGACGAGGCTTTTTCTCGCCGGGGTTTAACGCCCGATATCGTTTTGAGCGCGCAGGATTCCGACGTGGTGAAAACTTACGTTGAGCTGGGATTGGGCATCGGTCTGGTGGCGTTTCAGGCAAGCGGCGATGACGGGGAGTTAGTCAGGCTCGACACCCGGCATTTGTTTGATGCCAACACGGTATGGTTGGGCCTCAAACGTGGGCAGTTGCAGCGCAATTACGTCTGGCGTTTTATCGAGTTATGTAACCCGGAGCTTTCCGTTGCCGATATTAAACGCCTTGCGCTCGAGCCAGAAGAAACGGTACTGGATTATGAAATCTGA
- a CDS encoding DUF808 domain-containing protein, which yields MAGSSLLTLLDDIATLLDDISMMGKLAAKKTAGVLGDDLSLNAQQVSGVRANRELPVVWRVAKGSFLNKLILVPLALIISAFAPWAITPLLMIGGAFLCYEGVEKVMHTLYARKHKETPEERQKRLDEIAAQDPMVYEGDKVKGAIRTDFILSAEIIAITLGIVAQAPLLNQVLVLSGIAIVVTVGVYGIVGIIVKLDDLGFWLVEKTSVIARGIGKGLLVLAPWLMKFLSVVGTLAMFLVGGGILVHGIPVLHHAIENWTGQMGGAVHLLGPTVANLVIGFIIGAIVLAVVNGIGRLRGSTVH from the coding sequence ATGGCTGGAAGTAGCTTATTGACGTTGCTGGATGATATCGCAACCTTGCTGGACGATATTTCAATGATGGGGAAACTGGCGGCAAAGAAAACCGCCGGGGTATTGGGCGATGATTTATCGCTCAACGCGCAACAAGTTTCAGGCGTGAGAGCCAATCGGGAACTCCCCGTGGTCTGGCGAGTGGCGAAAGGGTCGTTTCTCAATAAACTGATCCTCGTGCCTCTGGCTCTGATTATCAGTGCCTTTGCGCCATGGGCTATCACGCCTTTATTGATGATTGGTGGTGCATTTCTTTGTTATGAAGGCGTGGAGAAGGTCATGCACACTCTGTATGCGCGCAAACATAAAGAAACGCCTGAAGAACGGCAAAAACGCCTGGATGAGATAGCCGCTCAGGACCCAATGGTTTATGAAGGCGATAAAGTAAAAGGCGCGATTCGCACCGACTTTATTCTTTCGGCTGAGATTATCGCCATCACGTTAGGCATCGTGGCGCAGGCACCGCTCCTCAATCAGGTGCTGGTATTGTCCGGGATAGCGATTGTGGTTACGGTCGGCGTGTATGGCATCGTGGGGATTATCGTGAAACTCGATGATCTGGGCTTCTGGCTGGTCGAGAAGACCTCGGTTATCGCGCGCGGTATCGGAAAAGGATTATTGGTGCTCGCACCCTGGCTGATGAAGTTTTTGTCAGTGGTGGGCACGCTGGCGATGTTTTTAGTCGGCGGTGGCATTCTGGTTCACGGCATTCCGGTTCTCCATCATGCCATTGAAAACTGGACCGGGCAGATGGGCGGCGCGGTTCATTTACTGGGGCCAACCGTGGCGAATCTGGTGATTGGTTTTATCATCGGCGCGATTGTGCTGGCAGTGGTTAATGGTATCGGGCGTCTGCGCGGCAGCACAGTTCACTAA
- a CDS encoding protein disulfide oxidoreductase has translation MKSKLRRWGKEALVMVVIFITIVVLMDLWRAPKMPSTFDSTPLHTLDGNSVTLSTLSEERPLLLYFWASWCGVCRYTTPSVTQLAEEGENVMTIALRSGAAVDVSRWLEQKKVQLPVVNDASGELSRNWQIGVTPTLVVLYKGEVVSSTTGWTTYWGMKARLWWAAF, from the coding sequence ATGAAAAGTAAGCTCAGGCGTTGGGGGAAAGAAGCGCTGGTGATGGTGGTGATTTTTATCACCATCGTGGTGCTGATGGATTTGTGGCGGGCGCCAAAGATGCCCTCAACCTTTGACAGCACGCCGCTTCATACGCTGGATGGCAATTCCGTGACGTTAAGTACATTAAGCGAAGAACGCCCGCTGTTACTCTACTTTTGGGCCAGTTGGTGCGGCGTTTGCCGTTACACAACGCCTTCGGTCACGCAGTTGGCGGAGGAGGGCGAAAACGTCATGACTATCGCACTGCGCTCCGGTGCGGCCGTCGATGTTTCGCGCTGGCTTGAGCAGAAAAAAGTTCAGCTGCCGGTAGTGAATGACGCTTCTGGCGAGCTATCCCGCAACTGGCAGATTGGCGTCACACCGACATTGGTGGTGCTATATAAAGGTGAAGTGGTTTCTTCGACTACCGGCTGGACAACGTATTGGGGAATGAAGGCGCGGCTTTGGTGGGCGGCCTTTTGA
- the ldtA gene encoding L,D-transpeptidase, with product MIRLSSLALVLAAVTHSALAVTYMLPPEGSRLVGAPLTISVPEGNTQPLEYFAALYGQGFSNMLEANPGVDPFLPKAGTQLTIPQQMILPDTVRQGIVINVAEMRLYYYPEESNTVEILPIGIGQAGRETPRNWVTRVERKQEAPAWTPTANTRREYAKEGKTLPAFVPPGEDNPMGLYAIYIGKLYAIHGTNANFGIGLRVSQGCIRLRKDDIKYLFDNVPVGTRVQLIDQPVKTTVEPDGRSWLEVHEPLSRNRAEYESDKKVPLPMTSALNNVTQGSGVDASVVSAALTRRSGMPVLISSE from the coding sequence ATGATCCGTTTGTCCTCGCTTGCCCTGGTGCTTGCTGCCGTTACTCATAGCGCACTGGCGGTGACCTATATGCTTCCGCCAGAGGGTAGCCGCCTGGTCGGGGCACCGTTGACCATCTCCGTTCCGGAAGGGAATACTCAGCCGCTGGAGTATTTTGCTGCGCTTTACGGACAGGGTTTTAGCAATATGCTGGAGGCTAATCCAGGTGTTGATCCTTTCCTGCCAAAAGCCGGAACTCAGTTGACCATTCCGCAGCAAATGATTCTGCCGGATACCGTCCGCCAGGGCATCGTGATTAACGTCGCTGAAATGCGGCTTTACTACTACCCGGAAGAGAGCAACACGGTGGAGATTTTGCCGATTGGTATAGGTCAGGCCGGGCGCGAAACTCCGCGTAACTGGGTGACGAGAGTGGAGCGTAAGCAGGAAGCTCCCGCCTGGACACCAACCGCGAATACCCGACGCGAGTATGCGAAAGAGGGCAAAACCCTGCCAGCATTCGTGCCGCCGGGCGAAGATAACCCGATGGGGCTATATGCGATTTATATCGGCAAGCTGTACGCCATTCACGGTACTAACGCCAACTTTGGTATCGGCCTGCGTGTGAGTCAGGGCTGCATTCGTCTGCGTAAAGACGACATTAAATATCTGTTTGATAATGTCCCGGTAGGGACGCGGGTGCAGCTGATTGACCAGCCGGTGAAAACAACCGTCGAGCCAGACGGGCGGAGCTGGCTGGAAGTACATGAGCCGTTGTCGCGTAACCGCGCGGAGTATGAGTCTGACAAAAAAGTTCCGCTGCCAATGACGTCGGCATTGAACAATGTCACGCAAGGTTCTGGCGTGGATGCCAGCGTGGTGAGTGCAGCACTGACCCGCCGTTCCGGAATGCCGGTGCTGATTAGTTCTGAATGA
- a CDS encoding DNA cytosine methyltransferase, with protein sequence MNDFDAIAEQLSQQSLRQQQQQLEEDSALVSRILEIYDQKTVAHHLRQVSGDWTRESLNRWVNRKSSPRVLTAAENEMLQNMLPPPPAHHGKYAFKFVDLFAGIGGIRSGFEAIGGQCVFTSEWNKHAVRTYKANWYCNPESHQFNQDIRDVTLSNRDDVSDEQAAAHIQSTMPDHDVLLAGFPCQPFSLAGVSKKNALGRAHGFACETQGTLFFDVARIIDAKRPAIFVLENVKNLKSHDKGNTFRIIMETLDSLGYEVADAAIMGAGDPKIIDGKNFLPQHRERIVLVGFRRDLNLHKEFTLTKINELYPQRRPTFGELLDPTVDAKYILTPTLWKYLYYYAKKHQAKGNGFGYGLVDPTNPASVARTLSARYYKDGAEILIDRGWDKSLGEEDFDNADNQLRRPRRLTPRECARLMGFEAVQGNSFRIPVSDTQAYRQFGNSVVVPAFAAVAKLLEPTIKLAAKKR encoded by the coding sequence ATGAACGACTTCGACGCGATTGCCGAACAACTCTCTCAACAATCTCTGCGCCAGCAACAACAGCAACTGGAAGAAGACTCTGCGTTAGTGTCCCGCATTCTGGAAATTTATGACCAGAAAACCGTGGCGCATCATTTGCGTCAGGTCAGCGGTGACTGGACTCGTGAATCGCTCAATCGTTGGGTTAACCGAAAATCATCCCCGCGTGTGCTGACCGCCGCCGAAAATGAAATGCTGCAAAATATGTTGCCGCCACCTCCTGCTCATCACGGGAAATATGCATTTAAATTCGTTGATTTGTTTGCCGGAATTGGCGGGATTCGCAGCGGGTTTGAAGCGATTGGCGGGCAATGCGTCTTTACCAGCGAATGGAACAAACATGCGGTGCGTACCTATAAAGCCAACTGGTATTGCAACCCGGAAAGCCATCAATTTAACCAGGATATCCGCGATGTCACACTGAGTAATCGTGACGATGTCAGCGATGAACAAGCCGCCGCGCATATTCAGTCAACCATGCCGGATCACGATGTCCTGCTGGCGGGATTCCCATGCCAGCCATTTTCACTGGCCGGGGTGTCAAAGAAAAATGCTTTAGGCCGCGCACATGGTTTTGCCTGTGAAACGCAAGGCACCTTGTTTTTCGATGTCGCTCGCATTATTGATGCAAAACGCCCGGCTATTTTTGTCCTGGAGAACGTTAAAAATTTAAAAAGCCACGATAAAGGCAATACTTTCCGCATCATTATGGAGACGCTCGATAGCCTGGGTTATGAGGTGGCAGATGCAGCGATAATGGGTGCGGGTGATCCAAAGATTATCGACGGTAAAAATTTCCTGCCGCAGCATCGTGAGCGCATTGTGCTGGTAGGTTTCCGTCGCGATCTCAATCTACATAAAGAATTCACACTCACGAAGATCAATGAACTGTATCCGCAACGCCGCCCGACGTTTGGTGAATTATTGGACCCGACTGTTGATGCGAAATACATTCTGACCCCGACGCTATGGAAGTACCTTTATTATTACGCCAAAAAACACCAGGCGAAGGGCAATGGTTTTGGCTACGGTCTGGTAGACCCGACAAATCCGGCGAGTGTCGCACGCACGTTGTCCGCCCGATATTACAAAGACGGCGCTGAAATTCTCATCGATCGTGGCTGGGATAAATCGCTCGGTGAAGAAGATTTTGATAATGCTGATAACCAGTTGCGTCGTCCGCGCCGTTTAACGCCGCGTGAATGCGCGCGCTTAATGGGTTTTGAAGCAGTGCAGGGGAATTCCTTCCGTATTCCAGTATCGGATACACAGGCTTATCGGCAGTTTGGTAATTCAGTGGTGGTGCCTGCATTTGCGGCGGTTGCCAAATTACTGGAGCCCACAATTAAACTCGCCGCTAAAAAGCGTTAA
- a CDS encoding phosphohydrolase, with translation MPIAHWQARFEEYLQHNWLQDDKAHDVAHFRRVWKTSQQIMETTEADRLVVLTACYFHDIVNLPKNHPERHLASTQAAQETLRILDTTFPDFPHHLYDSVAHAVRAHSFSAGIVPQTLEAKIVQDADRLESLGAIGLARVFYTSGALGRPLFDSEDPLANGRELDDATYALDHFQKKLLKLPETMQTEAGRVLARYNADFLVSYMAKLCAELKGDYCGIEQEVMQQFSSQKHSS, from the coding sequence ATGCCGATAGCCCACTGGCAAGCGCGTTTTGAAGAGTATTTGCAACACAACTGGTTGCAGGACGATAAAGCCCATGACGTGGCTCATTTTCGTCGCGTATGGAAAACGTCACAACAGATTATGGAAACGACAGAAGCGGATCGCTTAGTCGTACTAACCGCCTGCTATTTCCATGACATCGTCAATTTGCCGAAGAACCATCCAGAACGGCATCTGGCATCTACCCAGGCCGCGCAAGAGACATTACGCATTCTGGACACCACTTTCCCTGATTTCCCGCACCATTTATATGATTCGGTGGCTCACGCCGTGCGTGCGCATAGTTTTAGCGCCGGAATCGTTCCTCAAACCCTTGAAGCAAAAATCGTGCAGGATGCAGACCGCCTTGAGTCATTAGGGGCGATTGGCCTGGCGCGCGTTTTCTACACTTCTGGCGCACTCGGGCGCCCTCTGTTTGATAGCGAAGACCCGCTGGCTAACGGGCGTGAGCTTGATGACGCCACTTACGCCCTGGATCATTTCCAGAAAAAGCTCCTGAAATTACCAGAGACTATGCAAACCGAGGCGGGGCGAGTGCTTGCCCGTTATAACGCCGATTTTTTAGTGAGTTACATGGCTAAGTTGTGTGCTGAACTGAAAGGCGATTACTGCGGTATTGAGCAAGAAGTCATGCAGCAATTTTCATCCCAGAAACATTCCTCATAA
- the ompC gene encoding porin OmpC, with protein MKRTALALVIPALLAMGAANAAEIYNKDGNKVDLYGKVDARHTFSDDARNDGDGTYTQIGFKGETQITSELTGYGQWEYKMFANNTEDGDNSNSAFTRLAFAGLKFGDYGSFDYGRNYGVVYDVEAWTDMLPVFGGDSYTWTDNFMTGRANGVATYRNSDFFGQVEGLSFAVQYQGNNESTNANEDQEGTNNGRDVRFQNGDGWGLSTVYDFGMGFSAGAAYASSDRTNEQARSAGALMAGGDTADVWTVGLKYDANDIYLAAMYAETRNMTPFGSYGIANKTQNFEVTAQYQFDFGLRPEISYLQSKGKDLMADVSNNSDWNDKDLVKYVSVGSYFYFNKNFSTYVDYKINLLDNDDSFYKANGISTDDVVGVGLVYQF; from the coding sequence ATGAAAAGAACAGCACTGGCATTAGTGATTCCCGCTTTATTGGCAATGGGCGCTGCAAACGCTGCAGAAATTTATAATAAAGATGGTAATAAAGTCGATTTGTACGGCAAGGTTGATGCTCGTCACACGTTCTCTGACGACGCCAGAAATGACGGCGACGGTACCTATACCCAGATCGGCTTTAAAGGTGAAACACAGATTACTTCCGAACTGACGGGTTATGGTCAGTGGGAATACAAAATGTTCGCTAATAACACCGAGGATGGTGATAACAGCAATAGCGCATTTACGCGTCTGGCATTTGCTGGTTTAAAATTTGGCGATTACGGCTCATTTGATTATGGCCGTAACTACGGCGTGGTCTACGACGTTGAAGCCTGGACAGATATGCTGCCAGTGTTCGGTGGCGACTCCTACACCTGGACTGACAACTTTATGACCGGCCGTGCAAACGGCGTTGCCACTTACCGTAACAGCGACTTCTTCGGCCAGGTCGAAGGCTTGAGTTTTGCTGTGCAGTATCAGGGCAATAACGAAAGTACCAATGCAAACGAAGACCAGGAAGGCACCAACAACGGCCGCGATGTTCGCTTCCAGAATGGCGATGGCTGGGGTCTTTCAACAGTTTATGATTTCGGCATGGGCTTCAGTGCAGGCGCTGCATATGCTTCATCTGACCGTACCAATGAGCAAGCTCGTAGTGCTGGCGCGCTGATGGCGGGTGGTGATACTGCTGATGTGTGGACCGTAGGTTTGAAGTATGACGCCAACGATATTTATCTGGCTGCTATGTATGCTGAAACTCGCAACATGACACCATTCGGCAGTTACGGTATTGCTAACAAAACTCAAAACTTTGAAGTGACTGCGCAATACCAGTTCGACTTCGGCCTGCGCCCAGAGATTTCTTACCTGCAATCTAAAGGTAAGGACTTGATGGCTGATGTTTCTAATAACAGCGACTGGAATGACAAAGACCTGGTTAAATACGTTTCTGTTGGCTCTTACTTCTACTTCAACAAAAACTTCTCTACCTACGTTGATTACAAAATCAACCTGCTGGATAACGATGACTCCTTCTACAAAGCTAACGGCATCTCCACCGATGACGTTGTAGGTGTTGGCTTGGTTTACCAGTTCTAA
- the drpB gene encoding cell division protein DrpB, producing the protein MDAKPTRTPGGKLALWLFYGFCLYTVWSVLRYFWVVSDVTDGDMGSLGGKLLGALMGLLVLGSVAALLGWLAWYTRAR; encoded by the coding sequence ATGGATGCGAAACCAACCCGTACACCGGGTGGTAAATTGGCGCTGTGGTTGTTCTATGGATTCTGCCTGTATACGGTTTGGTCAGTATTACGATATTTTTGGGTGGTCAGTGATGTCACCGACGGCGATATGGGCTCGCTGGGTGGAAAACTGCTCGGTGCTTTGATGGGACTTTTGGTTCTTGGCTCCGTGGCGGCGCTATTAGGTTGGCTTGCCTGGTATACGCGCGCCCGGTAA
- the mtfA gene encoding DgsA anti-repressor MtfA, producing MIKWPWKSSDSSAVTALPWEQALAIPVLATLTHAEQEKLVRLADRFLQQKRLVPLQGFELDELKSARIALLFCLPILELGIEWLDGFHEILIYPAPFVVDDEWEDDIGLVHNQRVVQSGQSWQQGPIVLNWLDVQDSFDASGFNLVFHEVAHKLDMRNGDRASGIPLIALREVAGWEHDLHAAMSNIQDEIDMVGENAASIDAYAASEPAECFAVLSEYFFSAPELFAPRFPSLYQRFCQFYGQNPLLRLRESENTAASSGNTVH from the coding sequence ATGATTAAGTGGCCCTGGAAATCAAGTGATTCATCCGCTGTCACGGCATTGCCGTGGGAGCAGGCTTTAGCTATTCCAGTTCTGGCAACACTCACCCATGCCGAGCAAGAAAAACTGGTTCGACTGGCCGATCGTTTTTTGCAGCAAAAACGCCTGGTGCCTTTGCAGGGTTTTGAGCTTGATGAGCTGAAAAGCGCGCGTATCGCGCTTCTGTTCTGCCTGCCCATACTTGAACTGGGTATTGAGTGGCTGGACGGTTTTCACGAGATCCTCATCTACCCTGCCCCATTTGTTGTCGATGATGAATGGGAAGATGATATTGGCCTGGTGCATAACCAGCGCGTTGTGCAATCCGGGCAAAGCTGGCAGCAAGGCCCGATTGTCCTGAACTGGCTGGATGTGCAGGACTCTTTTGACGCCTCCGGTTTTAACCTGGTGTTCCATGAAGTGGCTCATAAACTGGATATGCGCAATGGCGATCGTGCCAGCGGCATTCCGTTGATAGCGTTACGCGAGGTCGCAGGCTGGGAACACGATCTCCATGCTGCCATGAGCAATATTCAGGATGAGATTGACATGGTGGGTGAAAACGCCGCCAGCATTGATGCCTACGCTGCGTCTGAACCGGCTGAGTGTTTTGCCGTGTTGTCAGAGTATTTTTTCAGTGCGCCTGAGCTATTCGCGCCACGCTTCCCATCACTTTATCAACGGTTTTGCCAGTTTTATGGTCAGAACCCGTTGTTACGCTTGCGGGAGAGTGAAAATACAGCAGCATCCAGTGGAAATACGGTGCATTAA
- a CDS encoding YodC family protein, whose protein sequence is MVFVVSDEVQPKNGGPRMIVTGFSSGMVECRWYDGYGVQREAFREDDLAPLVTGGSPQG, encoded by the coding sequence ATGGTCTTTGTGGTCAGCGATGAAGTCCAACCTAAGAATGGTGGCCCAAGGATGATTGTTACCGGGTTTTCCAGCGGTATGGTGGAGTGTCGTTGGTATGATGGATATGGTGTTCAGCGTGAGGCTTTCCGAGAGGATGATCTTGCCCCACTGGTAACAGGGGGCAGCCCGCAAGGATAA
- a CDS encoding very short patch repair endonuclease, with protein sequence MVDVHSKAVRSKNMRAIATRDTAIEKRLAGLLTECGFSFRVQDTTLAGRPDFVIDEHYCVIFAHGCFWHHHHCYLFKVPATRTEFWLEKIGKNVERDKRDIQRLLSEGWRVLLVWECGLRGRVKLSDSDLAERLEEWICGGGNYAQIDSQGIRSIDENGWQAPPEN encoded by the coding sequence ATGGTCGATGTACACAGTAAAGCCGTACGCAGCAAAAATATGCGTGCCATTGCGACTCGCGACACGGCCATTGAAAAGCGACTCGCGGGCTTATTAACGGAGTGCGGGTTTTCCTTTCGGGTTCAGGATACAACCCTGGCAGGGCGGCCCGATTTTGTCATTGATGAACACTATTGTGTTATCTTCGCTCACGGCTGTTTCTGGCACCATCATCACTGTTATCTCTTCAAGGTTCCCGCCACGCGTACCGAGTTCTGGCTGGAAAAAATCGGCAAAAATGTCGAGCGTGATAAACGCGATATCCAGCGTTTATTAAGTGAAGGCTGGCGAGTCTTGCTGGTGTGGGAATGTGGCCTGCGTGGGCGAGTAAAACTCAGCGATAGCGATTTGGCTGAACGGTTAGAAGAGTGGATTTGCGGCGGCGGAAATTATGCGCAAATTGATAGTCAGGGGATCCGGTCGATAGATGAAAACGGGTGGCAAGCGCCACCCGAAAACTGA
- the yedA gene encoding drug/metabolite exporter YedA yields the protein MRVRSGQLLPLVAALFALYIIWGSTYFAIAIGVKSWPPFMMAGVRFMVAGVLLMSVLLLRGHKLPALRPMLNAALIGVLLLAVGNGFVTVAEHQHVPSGIAAVMVATVPLFTLCFSRLFGIQTRKLEWLGIAVGLGGIVLLNSGGNLSGNPWGALLILIGSLSWAFGSVYGSRIELPTGLMAGAVEMLAAGIVLLAASALTGERLTAMPTPAGFMAVAYLSLFGSIIAISAYMYLIRNVAPAVATSYAYVNPVVAVLLGTGFAGESLSPVEWLALGVIIFAVVLVTLGKYLLPPKPVVTACEAEK from the coding sequence ATGCGCGTTCGTTCGGGTCAATTGTTGCCGCTGGTTGCTGCACTTTTTGCGTTATATATCATCTGGGGTTCTACTTATTTTGCCATCGCCATCGGCGTGAAGAGCTGGCCGCCGTTTATGATGGCGGGCGTGCGATTTATGGTCGCCGGTGTGTTGCTGATGAGCGTTTTGTTATTACGTGGACACAAATTACCTGCCCTGCGCCCCATGCTTAACGCCGCATTGATTGGCGTGTTGTTGCTGGCAGTCGGCAACGGTTTTGTGACTGTCGCAGAACACCAGCATGTACCTTCCGGTATTGCGGCCGTGATGGTCGCCACCGTTCCCCTCTTCACCTTGTGCTTTAGTCGTTTGTTCGGCATTCAAACCCGTAAACTGGAATGGCTGGGCATCGCCGTTGGTCTGGGCGGCATCGTGCTGCTCAACAGCGGCGGAAACCTGAGCGGCAATCCGTGGGGGGCGCTGTTGATTCTGATAGGCTCACTGAGTTGGGCATTCGGTTCGGTATACGGTTCGCGCATTGAATTGCCAACAGGACTGATGGCCGGTGCGGTGGAAATGCTCGCAGCTGGCATTGTGCTGCTGGCTGCTTCTGCGCTAACCGGGGAGCGTCTGACCGCCATGCCGACACCAGCTGGTTTTATGGCCGTAGCTTATCTCTCTTTATTCGGTTCGATCATTGCCATCAGCGCTTATATGTATCTGATTCGTAATGTGGCACCTGCGGTGGCAACCAGCTACGCCTACGTCAACCCGGTAGTTGCGGTATTGCTGGGAACCGGATTTGCCGGGGAGAGTTTGTCACCTGTCGAATGGCTGGCGCTTGGGGTGATTATTTTTGCCGTTGTGCTGGTCACGCTGGGGAAATATCTGTTGCCCCCAAAGCCGGTAGTGACGGCGTGTGAGGCAGAGAAGTAA